A genome region from Solanum pennellii chromosome 12, SPENNV200 includes the following:
- the LOC107007719 gene encoding RHOMBOID-like protein 12, mitochondrial, with product MQRLLSLKLPPQIHRNLSNGATNLSKANHCFSAPYATSSHSWRQQNVKFSHGVFSNPLFSKQLLANTHFRGDPSKVLAYRTVGLVRTQLGRRNFHSNSLVGSIRRSWRSSYGRFSTDGVVLCLIFTNVAVFLLWRVADSRFMMRNFMISVDNFTSGRVHTLITSAFSHISTWHLVSNMIGLYFFGTSIGRYFGPEFLLKLYLSGAVAGSVFYLLYHAFIVPSLQTQRGQLLSMHPSQTLGLGASGAVNAVMLLDIFLFPTKMVYFNLVIPVPAILLGIFMVGKDVLRIYEGDTLVSGSAHLGGAAMAAITWARVRRGRF from the exons ATGCAGAGGCTCCTGTCACTCAAACTCCCCCCACAAATACATAGAAATCTCTCAAATGGGGCCACAAATCTCTCCAAGGCAAACCATTGTTTTTCTGCCCCATACGCCACTTCCTCACACTCATGGAGGCAGCAAAATGTGAAATTTTCTCATGGGGTTTTCTCAAACCCACTTTTCTCGAAGCAGTTGTTAGCAAATACCCATTTCAGAGGTGATCCGAGCAAGGTTTTAGCTTACCGTACTGTTGGGCTTGTGAGGACTCAGTTAGGAAGAAGAAATTTTCATTCCAATTCCTTAGTTGGTTCCATTCGCCGCAGCTG GAGATCAAGTTATGGGAGGTTTTCTACTGATGGCGTGGTGCTATGCCTGATCTTCACTAACGTAGCTGTGTTCTTGTTATGGCGTGTTGCTGATAGTAGATTCATGATGAGGAACTTCATG ATTTCAGTGGACAATTTTACAAGTGGACGGGTTCATACATTGATAACATCAGCTTTCAGTCATATAAGTACTTGGCATCTTGTCTCTAATATGATTGGACTCTACTTCTTTGGAACAAGT ATAGGTAGATATTTTGGGCCTGAGTTTCTTCTGAAGCTGTATCTATCTGGAGCAGTTGCGGGCTCAGTTTTTTACTTGTTATATCATGCCTTTATAGTTCCATCACTACAG ACACAAAGAGGACAACTTCTGAGCATGCATCCATCACAAACTCTTGGATTG GGTGCAAGTGGGGCTGTAAATGCTGTGATGCTGCTTGATATATTCCTGTTCCCTACAAAAATGGTCTATTTTAACTTGGTGATTCCTGTCCCAGCAATCTTACTG GGGATCTTCATGGTTGGAAAAGACGTCTTAAGAATATATGAG gGTGACACTCTAGTATCTGGATCTGCTCATTTGGGTGGGGCTGCCATGGCCGCCATAACATGGGCTCGAGTAAGAAGGGGAAGATTCTGA